In the Deferribacter desulfuricans SSM1 genome, GAGTTTTAACATGGAAAATTTAACACCTAAACAGATAGTTGCAGAACTTGATAAATATATCGTTGGACAAAAATCAGCAAAAAAAGCAGTAGCTATTGCATTAAGAAACAGATGGAGAAGACTTCAACTGCCTGAAAAATTGCAAGATGAAATTGCTCCCAAAAATATAATAATGATTGGACCAACTGGAGTGGGTAAAACTGAAATTGCTAGAAGATTAGCAAAACTAACTAAATCTCCATTCATTAAAGTTGAGGCCAGCAAATTTACTGAAGTAGGTTATGTTGGAAGAGATGTTGAGTCTATGATAAGAGATTTGACAGAAATTGCTATAAACCTTGTGAAATCTGAGAAAAAAAATGAAGTTCGTGAAAAAGCTAAAAAGAATGCAGAAGAAAGGATTTTAGACTTGCTTCTTCCTAGGCCCTCTGGTTTTGCTAGCACCCCTTCAGATGATGAAACAAGAGAAAAGTTTAGAAAAATGCTAAGAGATGGTAAACTAGATGACAGGTTTGTAGAAATTGATGTGGAAGATGCTGGCCCACAAATAGAAGTACTAACAAATGTTGGGATGGAAGATTTAGGTGTAAATTTGCAAGATATGTTCAAAAATCTTTTCCCTGGGAAAAAGAAAAAAAAGAAAATCAAAATTAAAGAAGCTTTAGAAGTTTTAGAAATGCAAGAGGCAAATAAATTAATAGATATGGACGAAGTTAAAGCTTTAGCGATTAAAAGAGTTGAACAGTCTGGTATTGTATTTATAGACGAAATTGACAAAGTTTGTTCTAGAGATAGTGGTAGTTATAAAGGCGCTGATGTTTCTAGAGAAGGGGTTCAAAGGGATTTATTACCAATAATCGAAGGTTCAACAGTAATGACAAAATATGGGATGGTGAAAACTGATCATATCCTTTTTATCGCTGCAGGTGCTTTTCACATAGCAAAACCTTCCGATTTAATACCAGAGTTACAAGGGCGATTCCCTATAAGAGTTGAACTTGACTCATTGACAA is a window encoding:
- the hslU gene encoding ATP-dependent protease ATPase subunit HslU, encoding MENLTPKQIVAELDKYIVGQKSAKKAVAIALRNRWRRLQLPEKLQDEIAPKNIIMIGPTGVGKTEIARRLAKLTKSPFIKVEASKFTEVGYVGRDVESMIRDLTEIAINLVKSEKKNEVREKAKKNAEERILDLLLPRPSGFASTPSDDETREKFRKMLRDGKLDDRFVEIDVEDAGPQIEVLTNVGMEDLGVNLQDMFKNLFPGKKKKKKIKIKEALEVLEMQEANKLIDMDEVKALAIKRVEQSGIVFIDEIDKVCSRDSGSYKGADVSREGVQRDLLPIIEGSTVMTKYGMVKTDHILFIAAGAFHIAKPSDLIPELQGRFPIRVELDSLTKEDFVRILTEPENALTKQYKALLAADGVEIEYTQDGIEKIAEIATYVNKTNENIGARRLHTIMEKLLEEISFEAPDIENKQIVIDAKYVEEKLTGIIRDENLTKYVL